The following coding sequences are from one Ochotona princeps isolate mOchPri1 chromosome 8, mOchPri1.hap1, whole genome shotgun sequence window:
- the PTRHD1 gene encoding putative peptidyl-tRNA hydrolase PTRHD1, translating to MHRAAGPVFRSVRKMAASGAEPQVLIQYVVLRKDLSQAPLSWPAGALVAQACHAATAALHVHREHPHTVAYLQELGRMRKVVLEASDETVLRELAQTLQQGDIDHVLWLEQPENVATCLALRPYPKEDVSQYLKKFRLFK from the exons ATGCACCGGGCAGCAGGTCCGGTCTTTCGGTCCGTCAGGAAGATGGCGGCCTCAGGGGCGGAGCCGCAGGTCCTGATACAATACGTGGTGCTACGGAAGGATCTGTCTCAGGCTCCGCTCTCCTGGCCGGCAGGAGCATTGGTGGCTCAAGCTTGCCACGCAGCCACCGCAGCTTTGCACGTCCATCGTGAACACCCGCACACGGTAGCCTACCTCCAGGAGCTGGGGCGCATGCGCAAGGTGGTCCTCGAG GCCTCAGATGAGACCGTCCTCCGGGAGCTGGCGCAGACCCTGCAGCAGGGAGACATCGACCACGTGCTGTGGCTTGAGCAGCCTGAGAACGTTGCCACTTGCCTTGCACTCCGGCCCTACCCCAAGGAGGACGTGAGCCAGTACTTGAAGAAGTTTCGATTGTTCAAGTGA